The DNA window GCCTACCcggtatatttttttatagtaaagcGTATTAATCAAATTGACCTACAAGACTCTAGCATGCCTCatgtatataaataaaactacgACCTTATATTATAACAAGGACAACCATATAATATAAAGTCGaaacttctttgttgttgaagaatgtttgattattattattagggatTAACGTACAACCATCGGTTCCAAAGCTTGATATACTTTCTAAGGTTTAGTtaattttctgttttaaaattcttttttttttttttttgtagaagtaAGACAGTtgaaatcatcaacatatatatttatttgtattttttaaacctacaaccttatattttaataaagacAATCATTACATACAATggtatttgattattgttttggtataaaaaaataaagaaatatatatttggttaaagaaataaaaatactaaataaatatgtgtttttagagtgaatttatatatttttaaaataaataatatattgaaacatgttttttcttgatttctgtATCGAAACAGTAACCAAAACTCGACATGAGCTTAATTTACTCCAAATAACCCCTCTTCTTCGTTTAAGAAGCTTCTTGTACTAGGCGAAATGCAATTCACCTCAGCATGCATGAGAAGGGAGGagggttttaaaattatctcgAAACCAGAAATTCCATTATAACGAAGGGGCAATATCATCTTCGTATCTATAAAAGATTTTCGAAAACCAAACTAATCACAAAGTTTCAAAGTAAGAAAATGCTTGTCAGAAGTGGGTGAAATAAGGCGACGTGAACCAAACAAAGATGCGATGTTAACTACTACACCCTTCTCTCATACACATGCCACCAGGCTGCTAAATGTCTCATAAGAAGAGAGGTTAAAATTCTCATCGAGAAGAAATTAAGATTTAGACTTCATGCTTTTGGTAAGCTAAGATAGCATGTTACAAGACCGGATTATGAGGGGAAAGTTTGTCATGATCTTCTCTGTATTCTTCTGATTTTAATAAGCAAACTCTCACATGGGAGTTGGAAGGAAGTGAGAATCATTGATCACCAACCAGAAAAAACCAGCCTTCTCTCACCCAGCTTTCTCACCTCATCCCCAATTTATATATCAATGTTCACATCTACTATATGCTGAAATATTACATGGGCCCATGATCGAATATGGGGTGTTGAATGAAAGAAACCCCATACCTCGTGATGATGCTAAAATTGATCTTGCTTCCACCAATAccgatttgtttttaatctgtAGTGGTTTTATGGGAGGCAAAATGGATATGCAGCTGCCATGCCAATCATAAGTACATGGTGCCAATGGAATGTACTTTTGCACACCCAAATCCTCGCAAAAAATGATTGACAAACCAACACTAGATGTCCTCCAACTTTTATGTGATTGATCAAGAAATTAGATTGACGAAATCTCCAGAGGCCTATGTTTTTGACACCTGGCCATATAGATGTAGTTTACAGAGTGTTGTTATCCAACATGATGGAGAATCACCAAAGGTTCAACCTCTGAGCATCGTCCAGATTGGTTGATGAAGACCATCTGGCGACAAGTGTAGGTCGGCCACCGCAAACCAAACCTCCACTAGTTCCTTTTTTTGGACATTGCGTGATCACTCGACTCAATGAGCCTAGACAATATCTTTCACGCATGGCACATCCATCCCTTTCATTTGCCTACAGCATAATAATCTTAGCAAACAATGTAACACGATAGAAGTCTTGGTATCTAGAATTCCACTTCTACAAGGCTTCGTGCCACCTCTACAGAAATTCAAATTactttaagtaaaatatttgtatttacaACAAATTGTATCCCGAGAGATGTACTTGGTGAGAGGTCAATGTTAATCAATGTTGGGGTTAAGAATAAATAGGTAGGAATAACAATTCAACCCCGAATACAAatggatgaaaaaaaagattttgtatAGGAATTAAAACTGTTTGACTGATTATACAACAGACTGGGATCAAAAAGATACAACGAGAATGGTAAACAACCAGGAAGCAACAACAGCCTTCATTGATCTTCTGCTCTTCTACGTTTCTTTGACCTCTTGACTTCGTGGTCATTAACCAAAGGCAATGTCTCTCCGCCTACAATGACCTGCTCTTGCATTTCAACTTCTTCCTCAATCTGTCTCCTTGCCTTCTTGTTACTGATAGAAAGTCAACTAAAagttaaaatccaaaaacttgGAAACAAATTCGTCCAAAGTTTGGAGCTGCGAGTTCAGTTGAAAACCTGTCAGTTCCAGCATCCACATAATATTTATCCAACCAATGAACACTTCCAGTATTGGCTGGAATCAAGGATCCTGAAATGTGTAGTATTTCCTCATCCAAGCtgcaaaaatcaacaaaattcaaaCATTTATAAAGAGAAGTCAGcgaaataaaatctattttatgaTGTATAGGTCTCAATAAAATTACTGAATCAACCCGATTTCATAACAGGGGAACATGCAGCAGGGAGTTTATCACAGTTAATATGTTGAGACTCGAGAGACTTGGTTCAGTTTGATATGTTGGGACTTGACATTTGACACCCCAAACAGTTTATCACAGTTATTTGTATTACACAACCAGAGTAGCTGGATGCACGGAAAGCAACACCACAATTTGCAGGAAAAAACAACAAGCTTGAcaggatttaaaatttaagcaaCAGCAAAGTGTCAAATGTTACAGTTAAATCCACAATTTTCATTCTATCTAGTAGACCGAGGGCACGAGTAAACTAAGCAGTCAGTCAATTAGACTAAGGGCAATGAGTAAACTAGGCATGTCTTGTCGTGATCCTCTTAAAATTCTAACCAAAAAGAGAAGGCACACTGTGAGGCTGTTTCATCATTCACATTCTGATAATTAGGTAATGTAGTCGTTTGTGAGCTTCTTGCAATCCTtgcagaaaaaaagagaggagaaagtaACTAGATATAGCAAAAATCACATATGTGATATGTTAGTGCCTAAAACAGAAGTGTTGATAAATAATGTTtgcacatttttctttttgggccACCGTAAAACCAGGGTCTTGAAAGCAACCAGTAGTCCTATCTGCCGACCTCTCTCCAAGCACAATCTTCCagataaataaaatctaagaaaGTGGATGTCAAACTCCCCACAATACACCTCCAATGATTTAGGTGCACTCCGCATGCCCATCAACAATTATGTTACTAAAAATTAACTGGCTGATATTTTGTTCCATaaagatatctttttttatggtACTGATGCTAAAATGAACCGTAAATGAATACTCTTGCATCTTTCAAGGAGCAAGAACATCCAAATTCAGTTTTAGAAACCTTAATGAGACCGACTGAAAGTGTGTGTTTCCATGTGGTGTACCTTTCCATCAAGACAGTGAGTGGGTTGAGAAAACAGAATAAATAGACCAGGAAGGAAAAGGACCGTCTGTTCACAGAAATCAGgccattttaaaatataacaataaagaaCATAATCCATCACCTCTTGACAACAAAACGTAGCACAGCTCCAACCTTTATCACATGTCGCTTGTGATATCTGCTCACATATACCCCCTCGCCAtgtttctaaaacaaataatacacACAAAGTAAGCACAAAGCCAGCGAGACATCAACTCTCTAGTTGCAGAAACGAAAAGGTAAGAACTTCAAAGTACAAGTGTATAGATATACATACAGATTTATACTTTAACTCGTTGCGGATATTTTCATCTGTTACAATTGCAGATGAGAAACCAAGAACAATGCAATGAATAGATTCCCGCGTAAGCTTCACCACCTTCCCCTCTATAAGATCAGTAAACAAGCATTAAGTGAATCGACAAAAACCCCACACTTCAGCATCAATTCTAAATGAACTCCACTCTACTATCCAGAACACGACACATACATGCACTATAACATTAACAGACAGAAAATTCACATGAAGAGGcaagaaaaaaacctaaaagcaTGTTCGGCTTCGGCGAGAAGATTAACATGTTTGCTTGTAGTCTGACACCAAGATAAGGGTGAACCCCAGAGAGAATTCTCGCACATTTATCTTGAGGCTCAACACTGTAAGCCAGTACAACTCCATCGAAAGCCTGAGAATatctgcaaaaaaaaacccttgagaaaaaacaccaaaaatctACAGTTCAATATAAAGTGAAAGGGTAAAGAAACAGACTTGAAGAGGAGAGAGCTGAGTTCACGGAGGATTGCTTTGTCGACATCCTTGCTCTGCGATGGATGCTCGTAAACTATCAAATCGGCTACCGATTTGCTCAATCCCTCCATTGTTGAGAGCTGAatttttggatttggatttggattttaaGGATTTTGGGGACTAGGGCTTTCATTGGAAGCTGCAAAAGCCTGGAAAAAACCCAGAGAAAGCTAAGCACGGATTGTTGGGTCAAGGTTTCACGACGGTGATGAGAGATATTGGGCCTGAGTATATTGGGCCTACGGGTTTGGATCTGTTAAGAATAGGTAAAGGTTAAATGAGTTGTCTTTAGAATTTGATGGGCTAGGTTTCAGGCCGGGTAGAGCAATAGGCTCGTTTCCTTTTCTTCCACAAAAGGTCCGACGTTCTCTTTTCTGTTTTCCATTTTCCTtgtgagaatattttttttgaagttttttattcctcctatttttatatcattataaattaaaatatctttacaATAAGCTTGTAGGGAAGATCCATCGAGGCATCACTGCTTGTAATAAGCTTAGAGTTAGCTTTGGTTACTCTGCATAGGTAGTTGGCTAAACATGGTTTAGTATtgttataatgattattttttatattatttgttgtttgaaaatatattaatataatattttttttgtttttttggatatattattaaaatccaCGCATCAAAACGATAATGATAAGGACGGCCCTTGATAGACTATATATTCTTGATGATAACCATGAAGGCATGCCTCTTGGTGAGCAGGTACTCCAATGGCCGCAAATGTTGACATTTTATGCAGGAATTAGAAAGTGCAAAGGCTGTCGATGAGAGTCTACAGAAAGAGACTTGCCGTGGTGTAGAAGTATGCAAAACATAAGTGCATAAAATCAGCTCTTTTTATGCGAAATGGAAACCATAAATGTCCACTAAGAAACATAAACATACTTTGCAAGCGTGTACATGTGTAGTTACCTTCGCAAAAACGTGGCCCAGCTGGGTAGCCAAACACGATTTTGATTGGATGCAAATCAAGGTTAAAACTCACGGGATaaggtgtgtttgtttttcttgtttgaaagcGTTTTTTGTATAAgacattgaatattttttaatttttatatttttatatttttaaatcattttgagatgatagtattaaaaataaatttaaaaaatgcttgAAGTTGAGataaacctttctttttcatgcGGAAAGAAAGTAGTAGCTCATTGGATTAATAACTTGGAGTGTGATTGTTTAAGCCaaggctttgttttttaaaaattattttttgtattttaaattaatattttacaaataattttttgattattttaataagttgatgtcaaaaataaattttaaaaaataaaaaaatattatattaatgtattttcaaataaaaaatattttgaaaaacaattatcactGCAATGTTAAGCAATAcctttatatatttgataatacaatgtatattttttttaattgaaaatatatttaaataacttttctttACTCtagtacattaaaatcataaaaaatacttaaaagatatttttcttaatgtaaaaaaaaaggttgagcTATGCTACAAAACACAACTTAAAAAGTATATGAAAGTGttgtagtgattttttttaaagtatttttcgtttaaaattgtattaaaataatattttttttatttttaaaaaattatattttatcaatatatcaaactaatctaaattaaaataaatatatatattttaaattatttttaaaacataaaaacaaaattttattaacaAGAAGCCAGtggttttattcaattattaattaGCGGTTCAATCTAGGCACTCTAATCTCAAAGTCTCATCCAACCGGAGCAACGCCTTGCAGACTCGAAGAGATTTCCACGAGGACAAGGGGGGTTTGATTTTTTAGCAGAAGACCAGACCATACCCATGCAAGAAGTCCATCgaaatttaaaaagagaaaagaaaaggtgagtGATCAATCACTAGAGGGAGgaaacatgggaaagagaaGGCCCTTTTCTGTCCTCCTCCTCTAATGAAAAAGGCCATAAAGCAACCTTGAATGATGAATGGCCGACGAGAATATGGCTCGATGAATGATAAAGCGATGGTGGAATACTAAAGAGACAAAACGGAGTCCCCTTCCCATCAGAAGATTCAGAAGCCAATGTCCCCTCACATCCCTACACGATACACTGCTTCCATGTCCCCTTGTGCCACGCTCACTTTGTAGCTTTCTTTCATCGTCAATTATCACTGGTGGACCCcttccttcctcctcctcctcctcctcctcctcctcctcctcctcttctttttttgcatGAATCGCATAAAAAATCTATGGAGAATTTCTATGTGATGATTCTGTTCTTTAATCCCCGTttaatgcttttgtttttacGTTAATGAAAAGCTAAAAATCTTCCCAATCATTTGCTTGTTCTGTAAAGCCCAGGCAGTGATCATCTATCTAACCCATCTCAACTTGATGGATTAGCCCCATATATCTCTTAAACCCTAGAGGGGCGACTAGTCATACAATGACGGTCGCTGGCGAGGCGGTCTAAAAAGTTAttcctttttctaaaaaaaatgaaatattatgaccagcattttaataaatttatctggtttaaaatattaaactgaTATACGACGTATATTCTAAGCTCGTATAAatgtttgtttagttttgattgtcttataaattgacttaaaaatctttttttctaaaaaaaaatatataaattactttgccaaaagacaaaataataaaccaaacataaacataattaaGGAATTTTATAGGATGATTGTCGCATGCCATGCCTTCCATGTCTCTTTATTCTAGAAAGATCGCATCATTAGGCATTGACCCTACTATAATTAGGGATGGGAAATGAGTAAACCTCATTAGTGCCTCGGGGCATAATGTAATAGGATCACAGCCCTCGGTAGCTTTGTGACACCTCATCAGCTATTCCAGCTACGTTTGAGTGATTTGTGACACCTCATCAGCTATTCCAGCTACATTTGAGtgattaaatcatgtttttgaaaaaattattttttttctgttttaatatattaatattaaaattaaaattaaaaaatatatcatttaaatacattttcaaacaaaaataataatttaaaatataatcttacTACAATTCTAAACATAAACAATAAGACCATGTATCTATACACACCACCAGTAATgactagctttgatacccgcgcgatgccgcgggttatttttttttataaaaaatattttaaaaaataaaaattgaaaaatcttagatttttctgcaaagttatacccaagaatcttgggtggctgcaacgtctgacctaagagtaatatttataatattaataataaaattaaacttacatgacccagtaacaccagacccaagaatattggatatgggtctggctataaggtcgtgtaataaaagtgtgataattaaatagagtaattaaaaaaatcaacagaaagaaaaaaactaatgaagaaaaagaaaaaaaattgaattaattgggttaaccctttaaaccaggttaccccgtaaaacctgagatttgcgtcatgaaagtttgatagctaaatagaaaaaaaaaatgacgggtttacccagaattaaccgggttaacccatcaaaccaagttaacccgtcaagcccaggatacatgtcatgaaaatctggtaattaaatagaaagaaaattaactttaacaaactaaactaaatgaaaaaaaataactcgttaaatcaggttaacctATAAAAtccgagattcgtatcatgaaaatatgataattaaataaaaaaaaatttaacattaacaaaataaatcaaacaaaaaaaattcattaaaaaaaattaaaaagaaaaaacaaaagaaaaaaacagtcatataatataatacaatataataataattataatgaaaaaacgtggggaaagctaaagctaagctaaattttcaaccaactcaatattaaaaaaaataaatttaacaaagataatttaaaaaataaacatttgggGGAAACATTGCAGTCAAACAAAAATTATGcaagggaaacactgtagtaatccatagtattttttttttctttttgaaaaaagctacaaagttaagttctcaaccaacttaatatagaaaaaaaaccgagatcTGTgtaataaaagtatgataactaaattaaaaaaaaaatttcacattaacaaactaaattaaacaaaaaaaattcattaaaagaaaaaaaaacacaaagaaaaaagcaaaaaaacaaaaccccataggcaaaatgaaaaaaataaatcaagtgttTCACTGTGTGCACAGCGAcacattatatgtaaaaaatagaagaaacaaaagcgaggaaaaataaataaaactgctATAGTGAAAAACCCACgcgttaaaaaaaacatgtaaaaacaaaaaaacaaaaaaaaggaaaaactgctacagaaaaacaaaaccaaaaacgaaaaaaaatgcaatagaaaaaaaaaacgaaaaaaaaattgcaaaaaaaaatgaaaaaaaaaaaaaataaacatgtaggGGAAACATTgcaaccaaacaaaaatcatgcaagggaaaaattgtagtaatccataatattttttttttttgaaaaaagctacaaagttaagttttcaaccagcttaatatagaaaaaaaactgagattcgtgtaatgaaaatatgataactaaattaaattttttttttacattaacaaactaaattaaacaaaaaaaaattcattaaaaaaaaaacacaaagaaaaaggcaaaaaaaaaaaaaactcatagggaaaacgaaaaa is part of the Populus trichocarpa isolate Nisqually-1 chromosome 2, P.trichocarpa_v4.1, whole genome shotgun sequence genome and encodes:
- the LOC7490660 gene encoding DNA-directed RNA polymerase I subunit rpa43; amino-acid sequence: MEGLSKSVADLIVYEHPSQSKDVDKAILRELSSLLFKYSQAFDGVVLAYSVEPQDKCARILSGVHPYLGVRLQANMLIFSPKPNMLLEGKVVKLTRESIHCIVLGFSSAIVTDENIRNELKYKSKHGEGVYVSRYHKRHVIKVGAVLRFVVKSLDEEILHISGSLIPANTGSVHWLDKYYVDAGTDSNKKARRQIEEEVEMQEQVIVGGETLPLVNDHEVKRSKKRRRAEDQ